The sequence CAACCGTATCTGCAATGACGCCATCTAAATCAAAAATAACTGCTTTAATCATTGCGTCCTCCCATTTGACTTTCCACCATTTTTCTTAGTCGTGGGCTAAGTGAAAGCTTCATCCAATGTTCATATATTTCTTTCTTTTCCGCTAGCGACAGATGATAGCGCTCGTTCACCACTTGTTTCGCCCGCTTCGTCACATCGTAAAGAGAAATAGCTGCTGCAACGGAAATATTGAAACTTTGCACAAATCCATTCATCGGAATGACGAACTTTCCATCTGCCAAAGCAAGCGCCTCTTCTGATACGCCACGATGCTCATTTCCGAACAAAAGCACTGTCGGCTTCGCTACGTCAATTTGTTCAAGCGGAATTGTTCCTTCTCCTAAATAACTCGCATATACTTGATAGCCGTTTTGTTGGAGATGGTGAATTGCCCGCTCAATCGATGAATGTTTATGCACGGTTAACCATTTGTCCGCATGTCGCGTCACCCATTTATTCGGTTCAAATGGAGCCGTTCCGGTGACGACATGAACGTCTTGAATACCGAACGCTTCCGCTGAACGCAACACGGCTGCTTGATTGTGTGGGTCGTCTACCGCTTCCGTCAAAATGGTAATGTACCTCGTCCGTTCGCTTAACACATCGTACATCCGCTTTAAGCGACTTGGCAAAATCATTTCCCAAAGCAAGCGATTGTCGTCAGTTAACAATCCTTCTTCTATACGTTGTGCTAACCATTGTTGTTCTTCCTCTTTTGCCATTCGCATGCGTCAACCCTCCTACACTTTAATGACATGTGCGGTTTTCCCATTTGTCAACTTTAATAAGTCTTGAACAGAAAGTTTCATTTGCATGCCGATTTTCCCTGCGCTCACAATGATTTGCTCGTGCAAAAGCGCCGATTCGTCGACATATGTGGCATATAGTTTTTTCATCCCAATTGGCGAGCAACCGCCACGCACATACCCTGTCATTTTTTCAATGTCCGCCACAGGCAACATATGCACGCTTTTTTCACCGACAACAGCCGCCGCTTTCTTCAAATCCAACTCCGCTGCGACAGGGATGACGAACACATAAAGTTGTCCGCTCGTCCCTTTTGTCACAAGCGTTTTATATACAATCTCTTCACGTTGTCCAATTTTTTTCGCAACCGATCTCCCATCAATTTGCCCATCGTCATAGTCATAAGTGAGCAATTCATATGGCACACGTGCGCGATCGAGCATGCGCACAGCATTCGTCTTCGTTTGTTTCACCATCCGTCCCTCGCTTTCCCCTATTAGTGTACCATAAACAAAAAGAAGGGACACATCTCTAAACCACTTCCATTAGTAGATATATTCGTTGCTAACCAGCAAGTGCTTTAGTAGCTCTGTCGGGACAACAAACTCTAGCACACCCATATATCCCGGAGCGATTGTATACTCATCAAATACGATGACAAGTTTGCGGTCTTTGTTGATATAAAACGATTGATTCGGATCTATATTTGTAAATTGATCAATCCAGTATACTTTATTTTCATCCTCCTTCATATCTACCATCATCTTCTTTTTAATATATCTGCTAATGACATTCACATATTCATCATTTTTGAATAAACTAGGAAGAGTAATTAAAATCTCTCTTCTTTTATCAACGGTATCGAAACGCATCTTAGTAGACGCGGAAGCAGCTACTTCAGTTACATATCTAGCAATAGATAAAATTCCATCATCATCTGTTTTTATCTCATATCCCATATCAAGAGACCGATTGACTTGTGTACTGCTCCTTCTTATTTCATCGATTTCTTTCATAAACTGATCATATAATTGTTTATTCTCCAATATGTACTTCTCATTCAAAAAATTTGACAACTTTTCGTTTTCCAGTCCTTCGATATGTGGTGTACTCATATGCACAGCGTATTTTTCATTATCACTTTCGAAATGGATAGAATAGAAAGTCACTACCTTAATAATATCTCTTAATATGGGCAGCTCTCTAACCATCGCTTTTGCCATAGAAGGCGATGCGTTGACAGCTCCCACAAATGAAAAAACAATTGCTGCTGCTGATAAAAAAAACATTTTAGCAACCTTTTTTCTTGAGCGCTTTTTGTGATGAAGCAAAACAGCTTTATTTACAGTTTCATTCAATAGTGGAGGAATCGAAATGCGCTCATACTCATTTTTCCAATCATTTATCCGTTTCATATGATTCGCTCACCTTTCCTTTCATTTTTCTTAGAGCCGCATACAGTTTTGTTTTTACAGTACTTTTGTTCATGTCGAGAATTTCAGAAATATCTTCAATTCTCATATCTTCAAAAAATCGTAGCTTGATAATTGTTTGTTCGATAGGTGATAACATAGATATCGCTTCCGTGACGCACAGAGAAGTGGAATAGTCTACCAAATACCATTTTTCTACTTTACAATCAGAAACGTACATTTTCTTTCTTTTTTTTAAGTAATCGAGT comes from Anoxybacillus flavithermus and encodes:
- a CDS encoding TrmH family RNA methyltransferase, which translates into the protein MAKEEEQQWLAQRIEEGLLTDDNRLLWEMILPSRLKRMYDVLSERTRYITILTEAVDDPHNQAAVLRSAEAFGIQDVHVVTGTAPFEPNKWVTRHADKWLTVHKHSSIERAIHHLQQNGYQVYASYLGEGTIPLEQIDVAKPTVLLFGNEHRGVSEEALALADGKFVIPMNGFVQSFNISVAAAISLYDVTKRAKQVVNERYHLSLAEKKEIYEHWMKLSLSPRLRKMVESQMGGRND
- the ybaK gene encoding Cys-tRNA(Pro) deacylase; protein product: MVKQTKTNAVRMLDRARVPYELLTYDYDDGQIDGRSVAKKIGQREEIVYKTLVTKGTSGQLYVFVIPVAAELDLKKAAAVVGEKSVHMLPVADIEKMTGYVRGGCSPIGMKKLYATYVDESALLHEQIIVSAGKIGMQMKLSVQDLLKLTNGKTAHVIKV
- a CDS encoding DUF3298 and DUF4163 domain-containing protein, with the translated sequence MKRINDWKNEYERISIPPLLNETVNKAVLLHHKKRSRKKVAKMFFLSAAAIVFSFVGAVNASPSMAKAMVRELPILRDIIKVVTFYSIHFESDNEKYAVHMSTPHIEGLENEKLSNFLNEKYILENKQLYDQFMKEIDEIRRSSTQVNRSLDMGYEIKTDDDGILSIARYVTEVAASASTKMRFDTVDKRREILITLPSLFKNDEYVNVISRYIKKKMMVDMKEDENKVYWIDQFTNIDPNQSFYINKDRKLVIVFDEYTIAPGYMGVLEFVVPTELLKHLLVSNEYIY
- a CDS encoding RNA polymerase sigma factor, coding for MTGERNEQHIIDFIMQNQERCYRLAYSYVQNEQDALDVVHDSIVKALRYSKTLKDIGSLKTWFYKIVVHTSLDYLKKRKKMYVSDCKVEKWYLVDYSTSLCVTEAISMLSPIEQTIIKLRFFEDMRIEDISEILDMNKSTVKTKLYAALRKMKGKVSESYETDK